A region of the Terriglobales bacterium genome:
ATTTGACATCTGGCAAACTCCTTGGGCCGCATGTGGCTGAGGCTTCGCACCACCATTCTGCGAGTCGCGCCTAAACCGCGGCGGCCAAACCCTCGATCTTTGGTTGCGCGCTTGTGGTGAGGCTTTCTTGAGTTACTCTCAGCAACAACGCCAGCTCTTCAATGTCCAGATCTGTCGGGGCGCTAATTCCTTTTGCTAAATCGCTTACATGCTGAATCGTACAGCCAAGACTCACGGCAACGTCGTAGTTGCTCAGATGAAGTTGTTGCATTCGACGGCGCAGGAGTTGGTGGAAAGACATTTCGTTCTGTTCTTCCTCGGGGAAGCCGTATTGCGTGTCGGCGTCCTGGGATAGCTCCGCAGCCAAGTCGTTCTCCGCCGCAGCTATTGGGCTTCTCCCATCGATCTCTTGTCTAAGAAACTCCCGTGTGCTGGTCAAGGTGGCTAGAACGCGGGGTGGAAGATGCTCGCGTAGGCCCAACGACTTGGGGTTCTTAATTAATTGTCCCAATGTTTCGTAAATCTCGCTAAGTTGCGCTGTTCTCGTCGGAGTCGGCATATTGATCTCCAATCGACTTGCTAATCCGGCACACAAAATCGTTTGTAGTTATAGGCCATCAAGGGACCATGTGACTGAGCGGTTTCATACCAATCTGGAGCACTCTACAGATGGAGCGATCTCACTCATAATCGAGAAGCATGGATCTGTTCCAGCCTCGTCATGCGCTAAAAGATATCGGATGAGAAGTCTCCGGACTACCGCCCTCTCATCCGGAATGACAAAATTAAGCGACTGCAGCCTGGGTTGCGGTTACATTATGTGATACGGAACTGATCACGCCTGAAACGCGCACTTTGGGCGGACCGTCCAGGTACTTATCCAGCGTCTTCAACACGGTGGGATAGGTACTGCTGTTGTAAGCGTCGGCCTGCTCCTTCGAATCCCAGAAGCTGATCGCGGTCACATAACTATCATTGTCACCAGACAGAGCAAGTTCGTCGCGGAATCCCGCCTGTTTGCGCAGCATGGGTACGATTTCCTTTTCGAAGGTCTGTTTGAAATCACTGAGAGTATTCGGCTTCAGGTGAATAGAAACGTTTCGAGCAAACATGGCAACCTCCTTAAGGTTGTAGTCGGTTG
Encoded here:
- a CDS encoding antibiotic biosynthesis monooxygenase; protein product: MFARNVSIHLKPNTLSDFKQTFEKEIVPMLRKQAGFRDELALSGDNDSYVTAISFWDSKEQADAYNSSTYPTVLKTLDKYLDGPPKVRVSGVISSVSHNVTATQAAVA
- a CDS encoding helix-turn-helix transcriptional regulator, with the protein product MPTPTRTAQLSEIYETLGQLIKNPKSLGLREHLPPRVLATLTSTREFLRQEIDGRSPIAAAENDLAAELSQDADTQYGFPEEEQNEMSFHQLLRRRMQQLHLSNYDVAVSLGCTIQHVSDLAKGISAPTDLDIEELALLLRVTQESLTTSAQPKIEGLAAAV